A region of Schistosoma mansoni strain Puerto Rico chromosome 1, complete genome DNA encodes the following proteins:
- a CDS encoding putative tpr repeat nuclear phosphoprotein, with protein sequence MDISVNSDYGGLPTENTIEIPLRGGDEIIELDTDQLPDGEEVLNILNQEKAPLQIWITVAIAYYKKKLYDDFEKVLEEAYLNAADLQPYHDSDLVRLLDMLANYYGRKAYKEKSKDKKNQLIAQATRLFTSADRIDMYDQKHLLGRAFFFIYEGENWSQADSQLNFVLNQGAPSVPAYLGKACIAFNKKEYRNALGFYRKALRLQPNCPATVRLGMGHCFFRLGNMEKARLAFKRALDLDPECVGALVGLAVLDLNEKTQESIKQGVQKLSRAYNLDSTNPMVLNHLADHFFYKKEYAKVHRLALHAFYNTETESIRAESCYQMARAFHIQENYDNAFQYYYLATQLASSTFILPFYGLGQMYLHRNDLEHAAMSFERVLKDNPNNYETLKILGSLYAQSNKPDKRTQSKQLFKQVTESQPEDVEAWIEYAQLLDNDINGALDAYSKALTILENIQLEIAPEILNNIAALHFTKGEYDKSSEFFTRSYDRILEEQRNEENECGGDSSGLTNDDYYHGLSITVRYNQARLHEAQGRSDLAEEIYKSILLRHPSYIECYLRLGCIARDRGQIRDASIWFKEALDVDQDNPDAWTLIGLLHLGKNEVEQAQKKFDRIIRQPAYRADAFARICLGNIWLTTLHHPIKDKDKRKRHQDRALSFYKAVLCADPRNIWAAHGIGCVLAHKGFVNEARDVFAQVREATADFPDVWINIAHIYVEQKQYTAAIQMYENCIKKFSRQNNTELLQYLARAHFKAGQLKECKTMLLKARHVKPWDPVLTFNLAFVQKRLAVTVLQDETSSFSSVCEAIADLNMARCTFNHLSKLNEVLNQAMAADEARICQDLLSQAKYHLDRAKSREEQERVVRKRQEEEREAQRKRQLELQQQAEQMRLDRERRLEEERGRFLEKAKQIIIEPVVEEKKSRRSGGGNRKRDDFIASGDEESSESSNEAAAGDRSENVDSVGQQKQKKIGNKRQSSESKEGNLLRKKSRFSNSRDDGLSAKQRMRIVSKAIVSDSSDSSSSGEDEQEHQARAAALARKILSSDDDDGSESEDQSPPMTGRQQQQSMDSSPSDLSDSSSPRRHNEHRSKPRRV encoded by the exons ATTTCTGTTAATTCTGATTATGGTGGATTGCCTACTGAAAATACCATTGAAATACCATTAAGAGGAGGTGATGAAATAATTGAACTTGACACAGACCAGTTGCCTGATGGTGAAGAAGTGCTCAATATATTAAATCAAGAAAAAGCTCCCTTGCAAATTTGGATCACTGTTGCTATTGCTtattataaaaagaaattatacgATGATTTTGAAAAAGTTCTTGAGGAAGCATACCTAAATGCAGCTGATCTTCAACCGTATCATGACAGCGACTTGGTTCGATTGTTAGATATGCTTGCTAATTATTATGGTCGTAAAGCTTACAA AGAAAAAAGCAAGGATAAAAAGAACCAGTTAATTGCTCAGGCAACTAGACTTTTTACGTCAGCTGATCGAATTGATATGTACGATCAAAAACATCTATTGGGCCGGGCGTTCTTCTTTATCTACGAAGGTGAAAACTGGAGTCAAGCTGATAGTCAgttgaattttgttttaaatcaaGGTGCTCCAAGTGTACCGGCTTATCTGGGCAAAGCATGTATTGCATttaataaaaaagaatataGAAATGCTTTAGGATTTTATCGCAAAGCATTACGATTACAGCCAAATTGTCCAGCTACTGTTCGGCTTGGAATGGGTCATTGTTTTTTTCGACTGGGCAATATGGAAAAAGCCCGTTTAGCGTTTAAACGAGCTTTAGACTTAGATCCAGAATGTGTTGGTGCATTAGTCGGATTAGCTGTGTTGGATCTTAATGAAAAGACCCAA GAGTCAATTAAACAAGGCGTTCAGAAATTATCACGCGCTTATAATCTTGATTCCACAAATCCTATGGTGTTAAATCACCTAGCTGAtcactttttttataaaaaagaatATGCTAAAGTTCATCGATTAGCTTTACATGCATTTTATAATACTGAAACGGAATCTATACGTGCTGAAAGTTGTTATCAAATGGCTAGAGCATTTCATATACAAGAAAATTATGATAATGCATTTCAGTATTATTATTTGGCCACACAACTTGCTTCTTCAACATTTATTTTACCATTTTATGGTCTTGGTCAAATGTATTTACATCGTAATGACTTAGAACAT GCTGCTATGTCATTCGAACGTGTATTAAAAGATAATCCAAATAATTatgaaactttgaaaatactaggTAGTTTATATGCTCAATCTAACAAGCCAGATAAACGTACACAATCAAAACAATTATTTAAACAA GTAACTGAAAGTCAACCGGAAGATGTTGAAGCATGGATTGAATATGCCCAGTTACTAGATAACGATATTAATGGAGCTTTAGATGCTTATTCTAAAGCACTAACaattttagaaaatattcaGCTGGAAATTGCACCAgaaattttaaacaatattgCTGCACTTCATTTTACAAAAGGCGAATATGATAAATCTTCT GAATTTTTCACGCGTTCATATGACCGTATTCTTGAAGAGCAAAGAAATGAAGAGAATGAATGTGGTGGAGATAGTTCTGGATTAACTAACGATGACTACTATCATGGATTAAGTATTACAGTTCGTTATAATCAAGCAAGACTTCATGAAGCTCAAGGTAGATCAGATTTAGCTGAAGAAATTTATAAGAGTATTCTACTACGACATCCAAGTTATATTGAAT GTTACCTCCGTTTGGGTTGTATTGCACGTGATCGAGGACAGATTCGTGATGCTTCAATTTGGTTCAAAGAAGCTTTAGATGTAGATCAA GATAATCCAGACGCTTGGACATTGATTGGATTATTACACTTAGGTAAAAATGAAGTTGAACAAGCCCAGAAGAAATTTGATCGAATtatcagacaaccagcatataGAGCAGATGCATTTGCACGTATATGTTTAGGGAATATTTGGTTAACTACCCTACATCATCCTATCAAAGATAAAGATAAACGTAAAAGGCATCAG GATCGTGCATTATCTTTCTATAAAGCTGTTCTATGCGCTGATCCTAGAAATATATGGGCTGCACATGGTATTGGTTGTGTATTAGCACATAAAGGATTTGTTAATGAAGCTAGAGATGTATTTGCACAAGTTCGTGAGGCAACAGCTGATTTCCCAGATGTTTGGATTAATATTGCACATATTTATGTTGAACAAAAACAATACACTGCTGCAATTCAAATG TATGAAAATTGCATTAAGAAATTCTCTCGACAGAATAATACAGAATTGTTACAATATTTGGCTAGAGCACATTTTAAAGCCGGTCAATTGAAAGAATGTAAAACTATGCTATTAAAG GCTCGTCATGTTAAACCGTGGGATCCTGTATTGACATTCAATTTGGCTTTTGTTCAAAAAAGATTAGCTGTTACTGTACTACAAGATGAGACAAGTAGTTTCTCATCTGTTTGTGAAGCAATAGCTGATTTAAATATGGCCAGATG TACATTTAATCATTTGTCAAAATTGAATGAAGTGTTAAATCAAGCTATGGCGGCTGATGAAGCTCGTATTTGTCAAGATCTACTAAGTCAAGCTAAATATCATCTTGATAGAGCTAAATCACGTGAAGAACAAGAACGAGTTGTTCGAAAACGTCAA GAGGAAGAACGTGAAGCACAACGTAAACGTCAATTAGAACTACAACAACAAGCTGAACAAATGCGACTTGATCGTGAACGACGTTTAGAAGAAGAACGTGGACGTTTCTTGGAGAAAGCTAAACAAATTATAATTGAACCAGTTGTAGAG GAGAAGAAATCACGTCGTAGTGGTGGCGGTAATCGAAAACGTGATGATTTTATTGCATCTGGTGATGAGGAAAGCAGTGAAAGTTCTAATGAGGCAGCGGCCGGTGACCGTTCAGAAAATGTCGATAGTGTTGGTCAACAGAAACAAAAAAAGATTGGAAATAAACGTCAAAGTTCCGAGTCAAAGGAAGGAAATCTTTTGCGTAAAAAGTCAAGATTCTCTAATTCACGTGATGATGGATTATCAGCTAAACAAAGAATGAGAATAGTTAGTAAAGCTATTGTTTCTGATTCTAGCGATAGTTCAAGTAGCGGTGAAGATGAACAAGAACATCAAGCACGTGCTGCAGCATTGGCCCGTAAAATTTTATCAtctgatgatgatgacggtAGCGAGTCTGAAGATCAGTCGCCTCCTATGACGGGTAGGCAGCAACAACAATCTATGGACTCATCACCTTCAGATTTGTCGGACAGCAGTAGTCCAAGAAGACATAATGAACACAGATCAAAACCTAGGCGTGTTTAA
- a CDS encoding putative elongin B, translating into MVVRRKKTTIHLSAKETSLVLEVKKMIEGILKVKPEDQMLLKHQTEMDDEKSLSYYNLNSQTARAHTPATLGLCLRDPATEKFETLDITPYSNPPELPEVMRSQENLPPQSAPELVGQAKP; encoded by the exons ATGGTTGTACGTCGTAAGAAAACAACCATTCACCTGAGTGCTAAGGAAACGAGTCTCGTTCTCGAGGTGAAGAAAATGATTGAAGGAATTCTCAAAGTAAAGCCCGAAGATCAAATGCTTTTAAAGCATCAGACCGAAATGGATGATGAAAAATCATTGAGTTACTATAATCTAAATAGCCAAACAGCAAGGGCTCATACACCAGCAACACTTGGACTATGCCTCCGTGATCCAG CCACTGAAAAGTTCGAGACACTGGACATTACACCATATTCAAATCCTCCAGAATTACCAGAAGTTATGCGTTCTCAGGAAAACTTGCCACCACAAAGTGCTCCAGAACTTGTAGGCCAAGCGAAACCATAG